From a single Diachasmimorpha longicaudata isolate KC_UGA_2023 chromosome 13, iyDiaLong2, whole genome shotgun sequence genomic region:
- the LOC135168407 gene encoding twist-related protein 1, which produces MEFQEMFRYSYMFPTQEDQHITPTYMELPEYTFIKEKSVHLPPVSSVLTVQPHMMYDNNSDGWNTPSPPASLRSVSPSTTLSASSDLDRSGHQKEMIQPQGKRRRDRRNSDEDSQRNVLQVHVQVTGVDDDEEDNTGEEKLSSRRSVVSTSSSFEERMDIDLESDGASDVDEATRRRGKYVSSTVVRKRRLAANARERRRMQNLNKAFDRLRAYLPSLGNDRQLSKYETLQMAQSYITALYDLLQ; this is translated from the coding sequence ATGGAGTTCCAGGAGATGTTCCGGTACAGTTACATGTTTCCTACTCAAGAGGATCAACACATAACCCCGACGTATATGGAGCTGCCAGAGTATACCTTCATCAAGGAGAAGAGTGTTCACCTGCCACCGGTGTCATCTGTACTGACAGTTCAACCCCACATGATGTATGACAACAACAGCGATGGCTGGAATACCCCAAGTCCCCCAGCGAGTCTTCGCTCGGTCTCACCCTCGACAACCCTCTCAGCGTCCTCGGATCTGGATCGTTCTGGTCATCAAAAGGAGATGATCCAGCCGCAAGGAAAAAGACGAAGGGATCGACGAAACTCCGATGAGGATAGTCAGAGGAATGTCCTTCAGGTTCATGTTCAAGTGActggtgttgatgatgatgaagaggACAATACTGGGGAGGAGAAATTGTCGTCCAGGCGGAGCGTTGTCAGCACATCGAGCTCATTCGAGGAGCGAATGGACATCGATCTGGAGAGCGATGGTGCCAGTGATGTTGATGAAGCCACCAGGAGGCGGGGAAAGTACGTGAGTTCAACTGTTGTCAGAAAACGAAGACTCGCTGCCAATGCTCGGGAACGGAGGCGTATGCAAAATCTTAATAAAGCCTTTGACAGACTCAGGGCTTATCTACCGTCTCTTGGAAATGACAGACAACTGTCTAAATATGAGACACTGCAGATGGCACAGTCTTACATCACTGCCTTGTACGATTTACTGCAgtga